AATGTCTCCTAGGCATGAGTTGTCGATCCCACCACCCTACCTTGTGGTATTAATAGTGTTCCCGTTTTGCAACAACATGAGCATCACTAACCACTAGCCGTCCTCAACAAGCCATACCTCGCCCCCTCGAATGACCCCCACGACTACATGAGCTGGGCTCCCTACTACTGGCCCGACTGCACCAATGCTGGCAACACCACCGCACTTGCCGTTGACGAGAGTACGTATAACCAACGCCTCAAACTCAACACGTgctcacacacacacagTGTTCAAGACTTGCAACTATGTCAACCGTGACGGTgccctcaaccccgacgcGCGTCTCATCAACAACATTGGAGACTTTGATGACATTTCAAACGCCATCTTCTATGCGTCCATGGCTTGGGGTGTCACCCGTTCCCCGACGTACTcgcagcgcgccgcctcgctcaTTGACGCCTGGTTCCTGCACGAGGATTCGCACATGAACCCGCACCTCAACTACGCCCAGCTCAAGGGCGGCCCCTCTGTTCGTGACCAGATGGGTCGCCACACGGGTGTACTCGACCTCAAGGGCATGATCAAGATTGCTTCGGGCGTGCTCCTTCTCCGTAATGGCAACGCGCAGGGCTGGAACGCGACCATTGACAACCGCTTCCAGAGCTGGGTCCACAACTACACCAACTGGATCAAGAACTCGCCTATTGCCCAGGACGAAGAAATGTCTGTTAACAACCACGGTACCTTCTACGCCTGCCAGCTATCGTCCCTCCAGCTCATCACCAACAACACCCAGGACGCTGGCGCGACCGTTCAAAAGTACTTTGACGGCCTCTACAAGAACCAGATCAAGCTCGACGGCTCGCAGCCCTTCGAGTTGAACCGTACCCGTCCCTACCACTACCTCTCGTACAACCTTGCCGGTATGATCACGGCTGCTCGCATTGGCGAGTATGCTGGTGTCAACCTCTGGGACGCCCAGTCGGCCGAGGGCGCAACTATCCAGACGGCCTGCGACTTTGCCATGGCCTACGACCCCGGCAACGAGGTACCAGACGAGCTGTACCCGCTAGTCGCGGCTGTGGGTGCTCATTATGGCGACCCAGATGGCAAGTACGCGGGCTGGCTCAACGAGAAGACGAAGGGCGAGTACATCAACGACCCGTCGTTCTTCTGGACGCAACCCCTCTCAGACTCTGGTCGCGCCGTTCCAACCTTTATCACCTTTGCCCGTGGTGGCCGCACCGGCACCATCGCCCCCGGCACCCGGCCAACTGGCGGCACAAGTGctgcgtcgccgcgctcgtcggTCTCGATGGGCTCAGTCTTCCTCCccgctgcgctcgccgctATCGGTGGCGCATTTTACTCGCTCATCTAATTTCGACCTGCGCCGCGACCACTTTTGAGCGTCTCGACAGCTGCGAACCACATTATTTCATCATTCTGTATAGTTGGGCGGCCGCCCCACCACCCTACGATAACGCCCATTATTCCCCGGCTCCAGATTCCCTTGGACTCCCCGTGGACTTTGAATCATACAAGCGCATTTTCCCGTAACATATCACCTACGCTGGCGCACCTAGAGGGTTGCGTGGGGCCAGCAGAGTATGCAGTGCATCGACATGTGTGGGTGGCGCGATAAGAAGGCGGTGGTCACTTGCCGACATGTGTGGGTGACGAGATGAGAAGGCCGTGGTCACTTGCCCACTGCGGTCTGAAAATCAGAGGCGCGGAAGCCTTGACAACGGCGGAATACGGCGAAACACCTGTGACGGCAGCCTCTCGGCAAGATGAACCACAGCAGCGGTAGGCCTTCTGCAATCTCACTTTGTACCCTTCCCCTTGTCCTTCCAGTTCCGCGGTCCGCAGCTTTCTCCacttcctcttcctcttccccttccACTTCCAGTTCCGCAACACGTATGCCTCATGCCTGATGTCAAGCGCTGTTCGGCAAAGTGCAATCTGTCAGCCACCGCACTTTAATTGCTAGCCTTGGCATCCGTCCAAGTCACAGTCAAGTGACCTGGGACCCGACGTCATTCAGATGTTATGAACTGGCCAATCTCCAACGGGGAATGGAGGTACGAGGCACAATTCGACTCCATTCCCTTTGCCTTTCTCGCGCATTATTACCTACAGCGCGAGTTAACCGTGCCTATGATATCAGTGAACAAGGCTTAGCATGCGGTGGATGACGCCACTGCCGCGTTCTCATGTCGCAATGCCAGTTGGGTTGTTGGCTGCTCTGGACGGATACTGTAGCGTGATAGAATACGTAACGATAGTAGTACTGTCGAGATCGAGTCGGGAAGTCGGGCAGCCAGGCAATCCTGCTAACAAAGTCCTCAAAACAACCGCGAATCAGCCATCGCGGACTGTGCGCCTGCCTGTCTGCgaaggcgagggcggggaggggaggatCCGCGCTGTGCTTGGTCGGCGGGGGCGGGCGCAGGTGTCGAGGGTGAACAAGTTGCGTTTGGGTTGTACTActtggggaggggaggggaggggttggggttggttCTTACGGTTCTTTCGATAGTGTCAGCATTGCTCACGCTCACTGAACACACTGAACGTAGAGCATGTTGGCGCTCGTACCCAGGTGGGACCATGTTGCAACGCGGTGCCCCACGAGCCCACAGGCCGCGATCTTCTTGGCTCGTTGGCTTATCGGCCGAAGCCAAGACCAACCATCCATCAAACAGTCAAACTCAAGTTTGAAAGGCCACGTCTGATGCATGTCAGACGTGGTTGCGGTTGCTACATCACACCATGTCGGAAAAGACGTCGATTCTCGATACCGCGACCCTCGTCACGATCGCCGGGCGCCAGCTGGAGACGTTTTCtctcggcgacgggccGGACCTCGTGCTCTTCGAGTCTGGGGGAGCGTCAGCCGGGGCAGTCTGGGGCCGGGTCGT
Above is a genomic segment from Cutaneotrichosporon cavernicola HIS019 DNA, chromosome: 1 containing:
- a CDS encoding uncharacterized protein (chondroitin AC alginate lyase), which codes for MVAGFALLATALVALPGAQAVVNYASEFVDPNYILDFKYGAQTSLAQQTLIQWANQLGRIRPRTVLNKPYLAPSNDPHDYMSWAPYYWPDCTNAGNTTALAVDEMFKTCNYVNRDGALNPDARLINNIGDFDDISNAIFYASMAWGVTRSPTYSQRAASLIDAWFLHEDSHMNPHLNYAQLKGGPSVRDQMGRHTGVLDLKGMIKIASGVLLLRNGNAQGWNATIDNRFQSWVHNYTNWIKNSPIAQDEEMSVNNHGTFYACQLSSLQLITNNTQDAGATVQKYFDGLYKNQIKLDGSQPFELNRTRPYHYLSYNLAGMITAARIGEYAGVNLWDAQSAEGATIQTACDFAMAYDPGNEVPDELYPLVAAVGAHYGDPDGKYAGWLNEKTKGEYINDPSFFWTQPLSDSGRAVPTFITFARGGRTGTIAPGTRPTGGTSAASPRSSVSMGSVFLPAALAAIGGAFYSLI